Genomic DNA from Xiphophorus hellerii strain 12219 chromosome 16, Xiphophorus_hellerii-4.1, whole genome shotgun sequence:
GTGATTTTTGGATTCAAGCTCTATTACTAAGGTAGAACAATACTTTGAGATGCTAAAGCTAACCAACTAAAATGAGATGCTTTAGACCTCCTGTTTTGATACAGAAgtgcaaagttattttttggGCCTTTTCTCACAATGATGAACAGATATCTCTCTGGTGGGGCCTCCTTGGAGCAGAAGATGGAGGTCTCCGTGTGCAACGTGTGCAGCATGGCACGTGCTGCCGGGGCGTTACGCATGCGGTCAGCTGAGGCACCAGCAGATACTGTCAGCAGAGAGTCTGCCTCTGCCATAAAACCtggaacaaaacaataaatagctTCAACAAAGGCAGCTGTGTTCTGCTAATGGTGTTCCTCATCTGTGTATCATTTAGTTTTACCCAGGTTCTCCAGGATGGTTTTCCATTTGTCTCTGACTTCTCTGCGTGTATCTCTCATGGCTTCGATGTCGACACTCAGGCGACGATAGCCCTGAAGGACagggtaaaaaaatattttttttttctgtcctgtttAGGTTTGCTTTGATCAACATAGACtaataaaatgtagaaaggGCTATAAAAAAATTCTACCTCTTTAAAGATGTATTCTTTTTGCTCTTCTGTCACACTTacatatttaagtttttcaaacaaattttaatatcaaagacaACCTGAGTAGTTACAAATAGCAATTTTCAATTTGTGACATAAAACATTTGCAATAACTAGTGATGAGTTTATACATGATTAAGGAAAAAGGCGGCTCTGTAACCTTCACTTTCTTTTGTTTAGCCCTGAATTTGCTGGTTTTGATTCTTTGTTCTGTTGCACACACAGAGATGAGACAGACTTTCATGTTCAGAGGTTTCTGCTACAGAGCAGAATCCATGTTTTCGTCCAGCTCCAGggcatcacactaccaccaccatgcttgctTGTAAGGATGATGTTCTGAAGGCCAAGTGAGGCCTTCAGGATGTTAGATGTTGTTTTCCGTTCTGTTGTGTAAGATTGCATACGTTCTTTAAGGAATCTTGAAGGGATGTTGGTAGGTAGCCACTCCTGGATGGATGTCAGTGATTTTGTTTGTaacatgtttttgaatttctttagatgaGGGCATAACGTTTTGCTCTTTGACATCTTTAAAGCTATAGCATGGAGTTCTGAGACTTGGCCTCAAAATGTGAACAATCACACTTTACAGATTTCTCCCTTTGCTCTTGTGCTGATGCGTTGCAGCCCTCCCAGCCCTGAACACAACACAATTGGCAGTTTTCTTGTAATATAAGGTTGTTTCTCCATCATTAGTGCATTAAATCTTGAACTTGAACAACATGAGCCTGATAGACACTGCTAAGGTCTCCcccctgcctctgattggttgttcctgACTAGgagcggtgtatttctgcagatggcagtaggaccactgGGAGGAGTCTGAggagttaaatttttttcacagattatctttcTGATATtaaactgtcacgacatagtgattgttttaatatgtaaaaaatatatgtatgtttttataaaagctaTCTAATTAAGCCTATTTCATGTTGTTTGACAGgttctgtttaaaaaatgtcttgattCTGTGTGTGGATGGAGACTTACAGGTAACTCATGGTTTAAAAAGGAGGGAAATAATCTTTTCACATAGACTTAGGTAGTTTGTATaaattgtttcttgttttttagttaaatgtctttaactaaaaaaaaacataatttgaaaactattttatttactCAGGCTTTCTCGaagattaaaatgtgtttgaagcatttaactgacaaaaacagaagacatcTGTAAGCTGGCAAAAGCTTTTACAgcactgtatttatttaacatataaaacatgcattaaaacACAAGAATACAGTAtatcagttgtttttatttgttagtgttttatttgttccttttttgaTTCCTCTACATACCGTGGATCCAATGCGGGTTTTATTCCTGGCCTGAAGCAGGGTGTGAAGCGTTCGGTCATCAGCTCTCTCCGAGTGGCTGGGGTCTCCGGGTTCACTCCACAGGTTGGTCTCCTCGTCTCGTCTCTTCTGGACTTCACGAGTAAAATAATCCAGTGGATCTGGACTGTGTTGTTGAGACACAGCAAAACTCAATCACTGGCATTAAGAAAGATTCCATGGTTTCTTTCAGCATCAATCAAATGGTTTTAGGATCAGCGGGAGCggaaaattatttctctttttttaaatcgctGTCTTACGTTACAAGAGGTTGcttttcctcctcttcgtcctcgtcttcagcacagcagcagcagcagaactgcATGCAGAACCTCTTGAAAGCCGAACCCATCTAAAAGGAACAAGGATGAACTGGTTGCAGGGCTGCACAATACCACAAAGTCCagatggagttttttttttttaccttggtTAAAAGACGTTGCACTTTCCTCGCTCCTTCAAAACAACTAGTGGCACTTCTGCAGCTCCGAATACCCGGTGGATGCtctgaagaaatgtttttgtttctttttatttttccaaaaattactCAATTAGCGGgtaatatttcagaaaacaaaatgaaaacattgggTAACAGAAAAATAGGCAGTTGCAACAACATTTATATTGTCCACTTTAGTGAATCTTGAAAATATGATATATTTTTCAGATGTAAAACAGACAGTAAATTCAAAGACAttgaaaataacttaaattcTATCTCTACCTGATTTTCAGCCTCCCATTTTCCACGATCTCGCCTCGGCTCCACAGTGACTCAGATATTTGTCTGGAAAAGCTCAGGGAGACGGCATCCCGACGACTGGTGTTTCTTATCAGACTCACATAGAGGACAATAAGAGCACTAAAGGGGTTTTTGCTCTCATcgataaggaaaaaaaaaacattcacacacccATAACCTCAGAAGACAGTCACAGCACTATCATGTGAGCTGCTTCGTGTCCTGTCCTATGAATTCTGTTTTTGACCCCGAGGACAACACATCTCCTTTCTACAGCGGTAGGACTAATTGTCCGTACTGTATGAAATCTACCACGGTAGATTCAAGGTTTAATTTTATTACTCGCAGTTTCATAGACTGTAAATAAGGGCAGCAAAACTTTAtaactgttttcatttcttctttttttttttttttcttaaaaaagaacCCGATTTCTACAAAGGTACAGTGAATATTGAGATCCAACTTGAAATCATAGCATGTGGAATTAACTTCTTGGTTTACGGTTGAAATGTAACCATAAAGCTGTAATGCAAGGTGTCATTGTTTCAATACCTAAACACCAGCAGGATGCGTAGCAGATAAATACTGTACTTCTCAATAAGACCAAGTCCATTGATATGAAGTGATTCTATATTTAGATCAAACATAGTACAATTTCTATATTTCAAAGACCAATAATAGACCAATAATATGGAAATAAATGGTGATTTTGTTTTAGTATGAGCGTCAATTTTCAGTTGATCAAAGATCACACATTCATTTTACAATTAAAGAGCCAGTATTATCACTGAGTTTGGagatatttttacttattaGTTATTTCCAGGCACATAGCATCATTTTATATGACAATCAAACAgatatgttaccttcagttgttataaaagtgcTGTACATATAAAACACAACCTAATAAATACTTGACTTCACAATTtgacactttgaaattgggtTGTCGTCAATTTAATCCTCCCGCAGTCCTACAACAGTGAACCTTGCGTGATCTTTTAcaagtctttttttgtgtgtgtgtggttttgggaactgacAGGCTAATGGACACCCCCATCACTTCTCTGTTGTCCGACCGTGACATCTGCTGTTCTCTTCCTGAGCATCGCACTAAGACCGTGGGAAggttaagaagctcctactctttccgaCACTTCACCTTCAGCACGGCATCACAAAAATGTTCCTCTATTATCCTGTTTACGCTTCTTCGGAGCATTGAACTGAGATGTATTTCGCAcgataagctcagcagatgtgttgttccaccaagtgtttgctaattgctgctccCGCTATTCTGAAGGAGCACAGCTTTAAGGtagagctttgtggaaataggcagGACTTTGTGAGAGCAATGCACAAAGTTATCCGGAAGCTCAGATAATGCCAACATATTTTGGTAAGACGGTATGCCTGGTGTGAAACAAGATGGAAGAGCACATGATTCCCACTCTAAACCTAATATGTGGTGCTGCAGGCCAGTTTCTCTTCCAAATGTCCCTGTATTGTGATTAGAGGGATATGTTTGATAGAACTGAACGTTACTAGAAAATTTAATCACTGGTATTTTCAACATGCTGATGattcaaacaacaaaacac
This window encodes:
- the LOC116735654 gene encoding melanoregulin is translated as MGSAFKRFCMQFCCCCCAEDEDEEEEKQPLVTPDPLDYFTREVQKRRDEETNLWSEPGDPSHSERADDRTLHTLLQARNKTRIGSTGYRRLSVDIEAMRDTRREVRDKWKTILENLGFMAEADSLLTVSAGASADRMRNAPAARAMLHTLHTETSIFCSKEAPPERYLFIIDRLLYLDIGEDFLAKAKRFYPPKDDSDEEMPGLAINLPLLLARVEAMNGRGNDDDEEDDSEKDD